The following are from one region of the Sorghum bicolor cultivar BTx623 chromosome 2, Sorghum_bicolor_NCBIv3, whole genome shotgun sequence genome:
- the LOC8060237 gene encoding peptidyl-prolyl cis-trans isomerase NIMA-interacting 4, whose amino-acid sequence MGKDSKPKDAKGKDAKGKGKQAAGSSGGDDGGGKGGKGKGGKSADGLGTCTYVKARHVLCEKQGKINEAYKKLQDGWLDNGDKVPPAEFAKVAQEYSECPSGKKGGDLGWFPRGKMAGPFQEVAFNTPVGACSAPFKSTHGYHFILCEGRKN is encoded by the exons ATGGGGAAGGACTCCAAGCCGAAGGACGCCAAGGGGAAGGACGCCAAGGGGAAGGGCAAGCAGGCGGCCGGCTCCTCCGGCggtgacgacggcggcggcaaggGAGGCAAGGGCAAGGGCGGCAAGTCCGCTGACGGACTCGGCACCTGCACCTACGTCAAAG CTAGGCACGTATTGTGTGAGAAGCAGGGAAAGATCAATGAAGCTTATAAGAAGTTGCAGGATGGATGGCTGGACAATGGGGACAAAGTCCCTCCTGCTGAGTTTGCTAAG GTAGCACAAGAGTATTCTGAATGCCCATCAGGGAAGAAAGGTGGAGATCTTGGTTGGTTTCCGCGTGGCAAGATGGCTGGCCCTTTCCAGGAGGTTGCTTTCAACACACCTGTGGGAGCTTGTAGCGCACCATTCAAGTCCAC GCATGGGTATCACTTTATCCTCTGCGAAGGAAGGAAGAACTGA
- the LOC8060238 gene encoding NAC domain-containing protein 92, giving the protein MEGDGDGRRAAPGPLPPGFRFRPTDEELLTHYLAPKVADAGFDPAALREVDLYKAEPWDLLPAEGGEDGGGVGYFFCRRSVKFPSGLRTNRATRAGYWKSTGKDRVVVASRSSSSRGDDDCPLGVRKTLVFYRGRAPTGHKTSWIMHEYRLLHGHGYTSPVVHATAGAQSEWVICRMFMKKAPGETSQPEQEEAVLHPPLEDHMQPPPVDDCGGETPAPAAAASDSDHQHVNCFSNIALAMVPGDTNFHGIESMLQLNRHGHEELWMNYPESTYPPVAAASTSGSAEAALRLRDELVADSSFDLLPQLLDYDEAFPFLQDF; this is encoded by the exons ATGGAAGGTGATGGTGACGGGCGACGCGCCGCGCCCGGGCCGCTGCCGCCGGGCTTCCGGTTCCGGCCGACTGACGAGGAGCTGCTCACGCATTACCTCGCTCCGAAGGTGGCCGACGCCGGCTTCGACCCCGCCGCGCTCCGTGAGGTCGACCTGTACAAGGCCGAGCCCTGGGACCTGCTGCCGGCCGAGGGCGgagaggacggcggcggcgtcggctaCTTCTTCTGCAGGAGGAGCGTCAAGTTCCCGTCGGGCCTGAGGACCAACCGAGCCACGCGTGCCGGGTACTGGAAGTCCACCGGGAAGGACAGGGTGGTGGTggcgagcaggagcagcagcagccgtgGTGACGACGACTGTCCCCTCGGCGTGAGGAAGACGCTCGTCTTCTACCGCGGCCGCGCGCCTACAGGCCACAAGACCAGCTGGATCATGCACGAGTACCGCCTGCTCCACGGCCATGGATACACATCTCCAGTAGTGCATGCAACAGCAGGAGCCCAA AGTGAGTGGGTGATTTGCAGGATGTTCATGAAAAAGGCACCAGGAGAAACGAGCCAGCCGGAGCAGGAGGAGGCAGTTCTTCACCCTCCTCTCGAAGATCATATGCAGCCGCCGCCAGTCGATGACTGCGGTGGCGagacgccggcgccggcggcggcagcttCCGACTCGGATCATCAGCACGTGAACTGCTTCTCCAATATTGCTCTTGCTATGGTCCCGGGTGACACTAATTTCCATGGAATAGAGAGCATGCTGCAGCTGAACCGCCATGGCCATGAAGAGCTGTGGATGAACTATCCAGAGTCAACCTATCCACCCGTAGCGGCGGCATCGACCTCAGGCTCAGCAGAAGCAGCTCTGCGACTCCGTGACGAGCTGGTCGCAGATAGCAGCTTTGATCTGCTACCGCAGCTGCTCGACTACGACGAGGCCTTTCCGTTTCTTCAGGACTTCTGA